Proteins found in one Oncorhynchus tshawytscha isolate Ot180627B linkage group LG25, Otsh_v2.0, whole genome shotgun sequence genomic segment:
- the LOC112224295 gene encoding protein tfg-1 isoform X2, translated as MMWSLWILLGTLGVDGYAMHDLHERLSHGRQLKIYLPKSSSKLEFTPAAEPAKTYLYWDHGARTNKGRVSGTGTDRRWYLDKVTYEDQGTYVQRDHWNKEISSLKVAVNTRHEYPKCVAGEDLYISLEGIDLADAQLSFSGADANITLVHDGAVVAQDHPDYWNRVKTYSTKITIENVNTTDVGYYTLRDRRDRVVSIIRMELTDHHDYEAANPLMALLLLLGIPAGICCCCQKKIFKKKAPHPTAVLQGTPETLHPPPGYNIPGGVSPGPGGPVFYHGPGPDPNMGGYPQVYSPPNPGMPGQPQWTGPPFQPGFNPGYHPQDPMYPPAQPLQWNGPPPNQPQYNPGAPPMGYAPVMYSAMPPGEPVKEEIKMENMSPADPLLAHPPQPPQASSPSAPVPASDVLHSSDGAYQFNIDTGKNTTTNTTNFL; from the exons ATGATGTGGAGTCTGTGGATCCTGTTGGGAACTCTCGGTGTGG atggCTATGCGATGCACGACCTGCACGAGCGTCTGTCCCACGGGCGTCAGCTGAAGATCTACCTCCCGAAGAGCTCTTCAAAGCTGGAGTTTACCCCTGCTGCAGAGCCCGCAAAGACCTACCTGTACTGGGACCATGGTGCCCGGACCAACAAGGGACGGGTGTCTGGGACAGGGACTGACAGGCGCTGGTATCTGGacaag GTGACGTACGAGGACCAGGGAACCTACGTCCAGAGAGACCACTGGAACAAGGAGATCTCCTCACTCAAAGTGGCCGTGAACA CCAGGCATGAGTACCCGAAGTGCGTGGCGGGCGAGGACCTCTACATCTCATTGGAGGGCATTGACCTAGCCGACGCCCAACTCTCCTTCTCTGGCGCCGACGCCAATATCACCCTGGTGCATGATGGGGCCGTGGTCGCCCAGGACCACCCGGACTACTGGAACCGGGTCAAGACCTACTCCACCAAGATCACCATCGAGAACGTCAACACCACGGACGTGGGTTACTACACGCtgagggacaggagagacagggtggTCTCCATCATCAGGATGGAACTCacag aCCACCATGACTATGAAGCGGCTAACCCCCTCATGGCCCTTCTCCTCCTGCTGGGGATCCCCGCAGGTATCTGCTGCTGTTgccagaagaagatcttcaagaAGAAAGCCCCCCACCCCACAGCCGTCCTCCAGGGGACCCCCGAGACTCTGCACCCTCCTCCCGGCTACAATATCCCTGGAGGGGTGTCCCCTGGACCTGGTGGCCCG GTATTTTATCATGGCCCAGGCCCAGATCCTAACATG GGAGGTTACCCCCAGGTCTACTCTCCCCCCAACCCTGGGATGCCTGGCCAGCCTCAGTGGACTGGACCCCCATTCCAACCA GGGTTCAACCCAGGCTACCACCCACAGGACCCTATGTACCCCCCCGCCCAGCCCCTGCAGTGGAACGGCCCGCCGCCCAACCAGCCACAGTATAACCCTGGTGCTCCTCCTATG gggtaTGCTCCAGTGATGTACAGTGCCATGCCTCCAGGTGAGCCAGTGAAGGAGGAGATAAAGATGGAGAACATGTCTCCTGCTGATCCCCTCCTCGCCCACCCCCCACAACCCCCCCAg GCGTCATCGCCCTCCGCCCCCGTGCCTGCCTCTGACGTCCTCCACTCCTCGGACGGAGCCTACCAGTTTAACATCGACACAGGAaagaacaccaccaccaacaccaccaactTCCTGTAG
- the gch2 gene encoding GTP cyclohydrolase 2 has translation MNSHCNGTGKQLVTDFYYNNGFSELSLETKKTTVQQRKQHETSGKDAEDESRLPALEAAYSSILRGLGEDTDRQGLLRTPLRAAKAMQFLTKGYHEDVYDILNDAIFDEDHDEIVIVKDIEMFSLCEHHLVPFFGRVHIGYLPNKKVVGLSKLARIVEMYSRRLQVQERLTKQIAMAISEALQPAGVAVVIEAAHMCMVMRGVQKMNSRTVTSCMLGVFREDPKTREEFLRLTKTA, from the exons ATGAACAGCCATTGTAACGGGACCGGGAAGCAGCTGGTGACAGATTTCTACTATAATAACGGTTTCAGTGAGTTGAGCCTCGAGACCAAGAAGACCACCGTACAGCAGCGGAAACAGCATGAGACGTCCGGTAAAGATGCTGAGGATGAGTCCCGGTTACCGGCACTCGAAGCAGCGTACAGCAGCATCTTGCGGGGTCTCGGGGAGGACACGGACCGGCAGGGGCTCCTGAGGACGCCTCTAAGAGCCGCCAAGGCAATGCAGTTCCTTACCAAGGGATACCACGAGGACGTGTACG ACATCCTGAATGATGCCATATTTGACGAGGACCATGACGAGATAGTGATAGTAAAAGACATTGAAATGTTCTCTCTTTGTGAACACCACCTTGTACCCTTTTTTGGCAGG GTACATATCGGATACCTGCCAAATAAGAAGGTGGTCGGACTTAGCAAGCTGGCTAG gattGTTGAGATGTACAGTCGAAGGCTCCAAG TCCAGGAGCGTCTGACCAAGCAGATTGCCATGGCGATATCAGAAGCTCTACAGCCAGCTGGTGTGGCTGTGGTTATAGAGGCAGC GCACATGTGTATGGTGATGCGTGGGGTTCAGAAGATGAACAGTCGAACTGTGACCAGCTGCATGTTGGGGGTGTTCAGAGAAGATCCAAAGACTCGAGAAGAGTTCCTACGACTCACCAAGACTGCTTAG
- the LOC112224294 gene encoding cysteine-rich PDZ-binding protein, producing MVCDNCEKKLGRVITPDTWKDGARNTTESGGRKLNENKALTSKKARFDPYGKPGKSGKSGFGICRICKSSVHQSGSHYCQGCAYKKGICAMCGKKVLDTKNYKQTSV from the exons ATGGTTTGCGACAATT GTGAGAAGAAGCTGGGCAGGGTGATAACTCCAGACACCTGGAAGGATGGAGCAAGGAACACTACAG AGAGCGGTGGGCGGAAGCTGAATGAGAACAAGGCTCTGACATCTAAGAAGGCTAG GTTTGATCCTTATGGGAAGCCAGGAAAATCAGGAAAGTCGGGCTTTGGCATCTGCCGAATCTGCAAGAGCTCTGTTCACCAATCAGGATCTCACTACTGCCAGGGCTGTGCCTACAAGAAAG gGATCTGTGCGATGTGTGGGAAGAAGGTTCTGGACACCAAGAACTACAAGCAGACCTCCGTCTGA
- the LOC112224295 gene encoding protein tfg-1 isoform X1 yields MMWSLWILLGTLGVDGYAMHDLHERLSHGRQLKIYLPKSSSKLEFTPAAEPAKTYLYWDHGARTNKGRVSGTGTDRRWYLDKVTYEDQGTYVQRDHWNKEISSLKVAVNTRHEYPKCVAGEDLYISLEGIDLADAQLSFSGADANITLVHDGAVVAQDHPDYWNRVKTYSTKITIENVNTTDVGYYTLRDRRDRVVSIIRMELTDHHDYEAANPLMALLLLLGIPAGICCCCQKKIFKKKAPHPTAVLQGTPETLHPPPGYNIPGGVSPGPGGPVFYHGPGPDPNMGGYPQVYSPPNPGMPGQPQWTGPPFQPGFNPGYHPQDPMYPPAQPLQWNGPPPNQPQYNPGAPPMWSGPPNQYQYPMAPMGYAPVMYSAMPPGEPVKEEIKMENMSPADPLLAHPPQPPQASSPSAPVPASDVLHSSDGAYQFNIDTGKNTTTNTTNFL; encoded by the exons ATGATGTGGAGTCTGTGGATCCTGTTGGGAACTCTCGGTGTGG atggCTATGCGATGCACGACCTGCACGAGCGTCTGTCCCACGGGCGTCAGCTGAAGATCTACCTCCCGAAGAGCTCTTCAAAGCTGGAGTTTACCCCTGCTGCAGAGCCCGCAAAGACCTACCTGTACTGGGACCATGGTGCCCGGACCAACAAGGGACGGGTGTCTGGGACAGGGACTGACAGGCGCTGGTATCTGGacaag GTGACGTACGAGGACCAGGGAACCTACGTCCAGAGAGACCACTGGAACAAGGAGATCTCCTCACTCAAAGTGGCCGTGAACA CCAGGCATGAGTACCCGAAGTGCGTGGCGGGCGAGGACCTCTACATCTCATTGGAGGGCATTGACCTAGCCGACGCCCAACTCTCCTTCTCTGGCGCCGACGCCAATATCACCCTGGTGCATGATGGGGCCGTGGTCGCCCAGGACCACCCGGACTACTGGAACCGGGTCAAGACCTACTCCACCAAGATCACCATCGAGAACGTCAACACCACGGACGTGGGTTACTACACGCtgagggacaggagagacagggtggTCTCCATCATCAGGATGGAACTCacag aCCACCATGACTATGAAGCGGCTAACCCCCTCATGGCCCTTCTCCTCCTGCTGGGGATCCCCGCAGGTATCTGCTGCTGTTgccagaagaagatcttcaagaAGAAAGCCCCCCACCCCACAGCCGTCCTCCAGGGGACCCCCGAGACTCTGCACCCTCCTCCCGGCTACAATATCCCTGGAGGGGTGTCCCCTGGACCTGGTGGCCCG GTATTTTATCATGGCCCAGGCCCAGATCCTAACATG GGAGGTTACCCCCAGGTCTACTCTCCCCCCAACCCTGGGATGCCTGGCCAGCCTCAGTGGACTGGACCCCCATTCCAACCA GGGTTCAACCCAGGCTACCACCCACAGGACCCTATGTACCCCCCCGCCCAGCCCCTGCAGTGGAACGGCCCGCCGCCCAACCAGCCACAGTATAACCCTGGTGCTCCTCCTATG TGGAGTGGGCCGCCTAACCAGTATCAGTATCCCATGGCTCCGATG gggtaTGCTCCAGTGATGTACAGTGCCATGCCTCCAGGTGAGCCAGTGAAGGAGGAGATAAAGATGGAGAACATGTCTCCTGCTGATCCCCTCCTCGCCCACCCCCCACAACCCCCCCAg GCGTCATCGCCCTCCGCCCCCGTGCCTGCCTCTGACGTCCTCCACTCCTCGGACGGAGCCTACCAGTTTAACATCGACACAGGAaagaacaccaccaccaacaccaccaactTCCTGTAG